In Blautia wexlerae DSM 19850, a single window of DNA contains:
- a CDS encoding ABC transporter ATP-binding protein: protein MEEALIRVKDLCKIYNPGENEVRALDHINLEINKGEFVAIIGQSGSGKSTFMNMLGCLDVPTSGEYFLNGTDVSTMEDNELSEVRNREIGFIFQGFNLISNLTAIENVELPLVYRGVDRKTRHKLAVESLTMVGLEKRMDHRPNEMSGGQQQRVAIARAIAAQPPVILADEPTGNLDSASSKEILQILKSMHEQGKTVILITHDNGIAAQARRVVRIMDGKIESDFINKNYGKEEYIKNQLDA, encoded by the coding sequence ATGGAGGAAGCGCTGATCAGAGTAAAAGATTTGTGTAAAATATATAATCCCGGCGAGAATGAAGTACGGGCGCTGGATCATATTAATCTGGAAATTAATAAGGGTGAGTTTGTTGCTATTATCGGACAGTCAGGTTCGGGAAAGTCTACATTTATGAATATGCTGGGCTGCCTGGATGTGCCTACATCCGGCGAATATTTTCTGAATGGAACTGATGTGTCCACAATGGAAGACAATGAACTCTCAGAAGTCAGAAACCGGGAGATCGGATTTATTTTTCAGGGATTTAATCTGATCTCGAATCTGACTGCAATCGAAAATGTGGAACTACCGCTGGTTTACAGAGGAGTAGACAGAAAAACGAGACATAAGCTGGCAGTAGAATCACTGACCATGGTAGGGCTTGAGAAACGTATGGATCACAGGCCAAATGAAATGTCAGGAGGACAGCAGCAGAGGGTGGCTATTGCAAGAGCAATCGCGGCCCAGCCACCGGTGATCCTGGCAGATGAACCTACAGGAAATCTGGATTCTGCATCCAGTAAGGAGATTCTTCAGATTCTTAAAAGTATGCACGAGCAGGGAAAAACGGTCATATTGATCACACATGATAATGGGATCGCTGCTCAGGCAAGGCGTGTAGTCAGAATTATGGATGGAAAGATAGAATCAGATTTTATCAATAAAAACTATGGGAAAGAAGAATATATAAAAAACCAGCTGGATGCATAA